Proteins encoded in a region of the Magallana gigas chromosome 8, xbMagGiga1.1, whole genome shotgun sequence genome:
- the LOC136270541 gene encoding uncharacterized protein isoform X2: protein MVLRGNEKWTPEDEQKNSILEFVEKMQAKLNKKAKGKGIGKQEKPVRVNIGWLNYSFKEKRYIQVKNTAKNPGNGSTSVIIQQSSNFEETKRILEEEFFPNGKNSKGKLSGMETSLGYFTGKEIAREQFQSVGDWINEEKVLHQRARLYLLTKKKLMQNYELMETQSTDSDDSDFLPSLNFARPKKVKTSDDDSVLKYTYCHTGAGPSTLLNTAQHQLFCRPTSCSKSTGD from the exons AAGATGAGCAAAAGAACTCAATACTtgaatttgtggaaaaaatgcaggcaaaattaaataaaaaggccAAAGGAAAAGGAATAGGAAAACAG gAAAAACCTGTCAGGGTTAACATTGGATGGCTCAACTACAGCTTTAAGGAAAAAAGATACATCCAGGTAAAAAACACAGCAAAAAATCCTGGCAACGGTTCAACATCAGTTATAATCCAACAATCCTCAAATTTTGAAGAAACAAAAAGGATTTTAGAGGAGGAATTTTTCCCCAATGGAAAAAATTCAAAGGGAAAGCTTTCTGGGATGGAAACCTCATTGGGGTATTTCACTGGTAAAGAGATAGCAAGAGAACAATTTCAATCGGTGGGAGATTGGATTAATGAAGAAAAGGTGCTTCACCAGAGAGCAAGGCTCTACTTGTTGACGAAAAAGAAG CTCATGCAGAATTATGAGTTGATGGAAACTCAGTCAACGGATTCAGATGATTCAGATTTTTTACCCAGCCTGAATTTTGCAAGACCAAAAAAAGTGAAAACCTCAG ATGATGACAgtgtattaaaatatacatactgCCATACTGGAGCTGGACCAAGTACACTGCTCAACACTGCCCAACATCAATTGTTCTGCAGGCCTACCTCATGTTCAAAGTCCACAGGTGACTAA
- the LOC136270541 gene encoding uncharacterized protein isoform X1 gives MVLRGNEKWTPVLMHGKAKQHETEDEQKNSILEFVEKMQAKLNKKAKGKGIGKQEKPVRVNIGWLNYSFKEKRYIQVKNTAKNPGNGSTSVIIQQSSNFEETKRILEEEFFPNGKNSKGKLSGMETSLGYFTGKEIAREQFQSVGDWINEEKVLHQRARLYLLTKKKLMQNYELMETQSTDSDDSDFLPSLNFARPKKVKTSDDDSVLKYTYCHTGAGPSTLLNTAQHQLFCRPTSCSKSTGD, from the exons TGTTGATGCATGGAAAAGCAAAACAGCAtgaaacag AAGATGAGCAAAAGAACTCAATACTtgaatttgtggaaaaaatgcaggcaaaattaaataaaaaggccAAAGGAAAAGGAATAGGAAAACAG gAAAAACCTGTCAGGGTTAACATTGGATGGCTCAACTACAGCTTTAAGGAAAAAAGATACATCCAGGTAAAAAACACAGCAAAAAATCCTGGCAACGGTTCAACATCAGTTATAATCCAACAATCCTCAAATTTTGAAGAAACAAAAAGGATTTTAGAGGAGGAATTTTTCCCCAATGGAAAAAATTCAAAGGGAAAGCTTTCTGGGATGGAAACCTCATTGGGGTATTTCACTGGTAAAGAGATAGCAAGAGAACAATTTCAATCGGTGGGAGATTGGATTAATGAAGAAAAGGTGCTTCACCAGAGAGCAAGGCTCTACTTGTTGACGAAAAAGAAG CTCATGCAGAATTATGAGTTGATGGAAACTCAGTCAACGGATTCAGATGATTCAGATTTTTTACCCAGCCTGAATTTTGCAAGACCAAAAAAAGTGAAAACCTCAG ATGATGACAgtgtattaaaatatacatactgCCATACTGGAGCTGGACCAAGTACACTGCTCAACACTGCCCAACATCAATTGTTCTGCAGGCCTACCTCATGTTCAAAGTCCACAGGTGACTAA
- the LOC136270541 gene encoding uncharacterized protein isoform X3: MVLRGNEKWTPVLMHGKAKQHETEDEQKNSILEFVEKMQAKLNKKAKGKGIGKQEKPVRVNIGWLNYSFKEKRYIQVKNTAKNPGNGSTSVIIQQSSNFEETKRILEEEFFPNGKNSKGKLSGMETSLGYFTGKEIAREQFQSVGDWINEEKVLHQRARLYLLTKKKLMQNYELMETQSTDSDDSDFLPSLNFARPKKVKTSGSSINSIWMQVS, from the exons TGTTGATGCATGGAAAAGCAAAACAGCAtgaaacag AAGATGAGCAAAAGAACTCAATACTtgaatttgtggaaaaaatgcaggcaaaattaaataaaaaggccAAAGGAAAAGGAATAGGAAAACAG gAAAAACCTGTCAGGGTTAACATTGGATGGCTCAACTACAGCTTTAAGGAAAAAAGATACATCCAGGTAAAAAACACAGCAAAAAATCCTGGCAACGGTTCAACATCAGTTATAATCCAACAATCCTCAAATTTTGAAGAAACAAAAAGGATTTTAGAGGAGGAATTTTTCCCCAATGGAAAAAATTCAAAGGGAAAGCTTTCTGGGATGGAAACCTCATTGGGGTATTTCACTGGTAAAGAGATAGCAAGAGAACAATTTCAATCGGTGGGAGATTGGATTAATGAAGAAAAGGTGCTTCACCAGAGAGCAAGGCTCTACTTGTTGACGAAAAAGAAG CTCATGCAGAATTATGAGTTGATGGAAACTCAGTCAACGGATTCAGATGATTCAGATTTTTTACCCAGCCTGAATTTTGCAAGACCAAAAAAAGTGAAAACCTCAG GGAGTTCAATAAATTCAATCTGGATGCAGGTTTCTTGA